From a region of the Agromyces ramosus genome:
- a CDS encoding GntR family transcriptional regulator — protein MTAQPILPPTDEASPALDIYRQFRGLIVSGQLGAGERLPTVRQTASDLGVAPGTAAKAYKLLERDGLVITRTAAGTRVAESAAALPRSVVRRIRDLVTDSKSAGIGVDDVIDVLRAVWQAESGAAAQPDETGPTS, from the coding sequence ATGACCGCCCAGCCGATCCTGCCGCCGACCGACGAGGCGAGCCCGGCACTCGACATCTACCGCCAGTTCCGGGGCCTCATCGTCTCGGGTCAACTCGGCGCGGGCGAACGACTGCCGACTGTCCGGCAGACGGCGAGCGACCTCGGCGTGGCACCGGGCACTGCGGCCAAGGCATACAAGCTGCTCGAGCGAGACGGGCTCGTCATCACCCGCACCGCTGCCGGCACGCGCGTCGCCGAGTCGGCGGCCGCGCTCCCCCGGTCGGTCGTTCGGCGCATTCGCGACCTCGTGACCGATTCGAAATCGGCTGGGATCGGAGTCGACGACGTCATCGACGTGCTGCGGGCCGTCTGGCAGGCGGAATCAGGCGCCGCAGCCCAGCCGGACGAAACGGGCCCGACGAGTTAA
- a CDS encoding RNA polymerase sigma factor translates to MKRRKRSAAAAHLERAYLANAADLLSYFGRRVRVAADAADLLSETFVVAWRRGDRMPADPEQARMWLFGVARRVLANAARGEGRHADLTGKLRAHLETVPTEQVDGQVLDVRAALDAIPADQSELVRLVLWDGFTVLEAATILGISESTARGRFQRARIRLRELLREHQYEGNA, encoded by the coding sequence ATGAAGCGTCGAAAGCGCTCGGCCGCAGCGGCGCACCTGGAGCGCGCGTACCTGGCGAATGCCGCAGACCTGCTCAGTTACTTCGGCAGGCGAGTGCGGGTGGCGGCCGACGCTGCCGATCTGCTCAGTGAGACGTTCGTAGTCGCCTGGCGGCGAGGAGATCGCATGCCCGCAGACCCAGAACAGGCCCGCATGTGGCTGTTCGGCGTCGCGAGGCGAGTGCTCGCCAACGCCGCCCGTGGCGAGGGCCGCCACGCCGACCTCACCGGGAAGTTGCGCGCGCACCTCGAGACAGTCCCGACCGAGCAGGTCGACGGGCAGGTGCTCGATGTACGCGCAGCACTCGACGCCATCCCTGCAGACCAATCCGAACTGGTGCGACTCGTCCTCTGGGATGGCTTCACCGTGCTCGAGGCGGCCACGATCCTCGGGATCAGCGAGTCCACCGCTCGCGGTCGCTTCCAACGAGCCCGCATCCGGCTCCGCGAACTCCTCCGGGAACACCAGTACGAAGGGAACGCATGA
- a CDS encoding DUF2231 domain-containing protein: MDSNTPLQRAKQPRTALAGPYGHPFHPILVTIPIGTWVASLIFDLMGLGAADPTPFALGAQVLIAIGIIGALLAAIFGFIDFTGIASGTPAKRTALIHMSLNLGVVVLFAVNYFVRAASDHDEVNITGLVLTIIGLAALGVSGWLGGKLAYHYGVRVADEGTQAEGFRPAAGEGSRQR, translated from the coding sequence GTGGACAGCAACACTCCGCTCCAGCGAGCCAAGCAGCCGCGCACCGCGCTCGCAGGGCCATACGGCCACCCGTTCCATCCGATCCTCGTGACCATCCCGATCGGCACGTGGGTGGCGAGCCTCATCTTCGACTTGATGGGCCTCGGCGCCGCAGACCCGACGCCGTTCGCGCTGGGCGCGCAGGTGCTGATCGCGATCGGCATCATCGGCGCGCTCCTCGCGGCGATCTTCGGCTTCATCGACTTCACGGGCATCGCCTCCGGCACTCCTGCGAAGCGGACGGCCCTGATCCACATGTCGCTGAACCTCGGCGTCGTGGTGCTCTTCGCGGTGAACTACTTCGTGCGCGCGGCATCCGATCACGACGAAGTGAACATCACGGGACTCGTGCTGACCATCATCGGACTCGCGGCGCTCGGTGTCTCGGGCTGGCTGGGCGGCAAGCTCGCCTATCACTACGGCGTGCGGGTCGCCGACGAGGGCACCCAGGCGGAGGGTTTCCGCCCCGCCGCAGGTGAAGGTTCCCGGCAACGATGA
- a CDS encoding SDR family oxidoreductase: protein MMTQQAPDLRPKDLARHVVVITGASSGIGRATALEFGRRRASVVAAARNQAALQSVADEIDRLGGNAIPVVTDVSDFEQVADLASRAAERFGHINTWVNNAAVSTYGTVEQMDAAELHRVVEVNLMGEIYGMKAALPYLRESGGSIINVSSALGERAISLQAAYCAAKHGVVGFGEALRLELKAAGSPVQVVDVLPSSMNTPLFNHARSKLGVKPKPVGRIYEPQVAAEAIVAAAQRPVRQVYVGFAGRLLAVLQRISPRLTDWYMAGPGDAVAGQRTDRPDDGVDNLFTASTGPGRTTGDFGERSKSTSIYTRALAPHPAIVRTAMLTVAAMGVMALRRGRGRT, encoded by the coding sequence ATGATGACGCAGCAGGCTCCCGACCTCCGGCCGAAGGACCTCGCCCGGCACGTCGTCGTGATCACGGGCGCTTCATCAGGAATCGGGCGGGCGACCGCCCTCGAGTTCGGCCGCCGTAGAGCGAGCGTGGTCGCCGCGGCGCGCAATCAGGCGGCACTGCAGTCGGTAGCCGATGAGATCGACCGGCTCGGCGGCAACGCGATTCCGGTCGTGACCGATGTCAGCGACTTCGAGCAGGTCGCCGACTTGGCATCGCGCGCGGCGGAGCGGTTCGGGCACATCAACACCTGGGTGAACAACGCCGCGGTCTCGACCTACGGCACGGTCGAGCAGATGGACGCTGCCGAGCTCCATCGCGTGGTGGAGGTCAACCTGATGGGCGAGATCTACGGCATGAAGGCGGCGCTGCCCTACCTCCGGGAGTCGGGCGGTTCGATCATCAACGTCTCCTCGGCACTCGGCGAGCGCGCCATCTCGCTGCAGGCCGCATACTGCGCGGCCAAGCACGGGGTGGTCGGCTTCGGCGAGGCGCTCCGGCTCGAGCTGAAGGCCGCGGGTTCACCCGTGCAGGTGGTCGACGTGCTGCCGTCGTCGATGAACACGCCGCTGTTCAACCACGCCCGTTCGAAGCTGGGCGTGAAGCCCAAGCCGGTCGGACGCATCTACGAGCCGCAGGTCGCAGCCGAGGCGATCGTGGCTGCGGCCCAGCGCCCCGTGCGGCAGGTCTACGTGGGATTCGCGGGTCGGCTCCTCGCCGTTCTCCAGCGGATCAGCCCCCGCCTCACCGACTGGTACATGGCCGGCCCGGGAGACGCCGTGGCGGGCCAGCGGACAGACCGGCCGGACGACGGCGTCGACAACCTGTTCACGGCGAGCACGGGGCCCGGCAGGACGACGGGCGATTTCGGCGAACGATCCAAGTCCACCAGCATCTACACGAGGGCGCTCGCGCCCCATCCGGCGATCGTCAGAACGGCGATGCTGACCGTCGCCGCCATGGGGGTGATGGCGCTTCGCCGCGGCCGCGGCCGGACATGA
- a CDS encoding YciI family protein has product MKYLLLIYGNDDAWNEMSSHGRGALDAAHRELLADLTASGELVLSNELSTEDAKVVRRADDRLLVTDGPFTESKEWVGGFYLVEVEGVDRAVEIAGRLEETTFSAVEVRALLH; this is encoded by the coding sequence ATGAAGTACCTGCTGTTGATCTACGGCAATGACGACGCGTGGAACGAGATGTCCTCGCACGGCAGGGGTGCACTGGATGCCGCCCACCGCGAGTTGCTCGCCGACCTCACCGCTTCCGGCGAGCTCGTGCTCTCGAACGAGCTGAGTACGGAAGATGCGAAGGTGGTGCGACGCGCCGACGACCGTCTGCTCGTCACGGATGGGCCCTTCACCGAGTCGAAGGAATGGGTCGGCGGGTTCTACCTCGTCGAGGTCGAGGGCGTGGATCGAGCGGTCGAGATCGCCGGCAGGCTCGAAGAGACGACGTTCTCGGCCGTGGAGGTCCGTGCCCTGCTGCACTGA
- a CDS encoding transferase, translating into MGISYVEFEDEAGVLRRYRKHVNGRGLVATTAKVDPTAFVDPTAYVDPGAEVQRGAQIGPGGWVEGDAIVAERAVVGVNAHVGRRAVVGRNAVIGPYASIGTDAKVQNGARVPREVTIADGDEWRASSDDLRRLGLAA; encoded by the coding sequence GTGGGCATCAGCTATGTCGAGTTCGAAGACGAAGCCGGGGTCCTGCGTCGCTACCGCAAGCACGTGAACGGCCGTGGCCTCGTCGCCACGACCGCGAAGGTCGACCCGACCGCCTTCGTCGACCCGACGGCCTACGTCGACCCTGGCGCAGAGGTGCAGCGCGGCGCGCAGATCGGCCCGGGCGGCTGGGTCGAGGGCGACGCCATCGTCGCCGAGCGCGCCGTCGTGGGCGTGAACGCGCACGTCGGCCGCCGCGCCGTCGTCGGCCGCAACGCGGTCATCGGCCCCTACGCGAGCATCGGGACCGACGCCAAGGTGCAGAACGGTGCACGCGTCCCGCGCGAGGTCACGATCGCCGACGGCGACGAGTGGCGCGCCTCGAGCGACGACCTGCGCCGGCTCGGCCTCGCCGCCTGA
- a CDS encoding glycosyltransferase — MSNYLLCSSPIQGHVAPMIAIARDLVGRGHTVTVLTGSRFRAAVEAVGAAHRSFAGIADFDDRVIQEHLPERDHHRGIGRLQYDIQTIFVKTVPEQTRALERAVARLAPDAILVESAFAGVVPLLLDGPSSRPPVLAAGVVPLSQSSADVAPYGLGLRPSASFFGRLRNRALNLLVQRVLFRDTQRLANRVMHEVGRPDLSSFVLDQSRLFDRFLQLSPAEFEYPRRDLSPNVSFVGTVLPPAPSAGPLPEWWHELDGDRPVVHVSQGTIDNKDFVRLVRPTLDALADRDVLVVVATGGRPVSELGELPANARAAEFLPYDLLLPKTDVFVTNAGFGGVQYALSHGVPLVAAGDTEDKPEVSMRADWIGVGVSLKTGTPTARAIRAAVDRVLTDPTFRKRAAALAARIDEYDTFGLIESELEAAAISARRRFDSPVG, encoded by the coding sequence ATGTCGAACTACCTCCTCTGCTCGAGCCCGATCCAGGGGCACGTCGCGCCGATGATCGCCATCGCCCGCGACCTCGTCGGCCGCGGCCACACCGTGACCGTGCTCACGGGCTCCCGATTCCGCGCCGCCGTCGAGGCCGTCGGCGCCGCGCACCGCTCGTTCGCGGGCATCGCCGACTTCGACGATCGCGTCATCCAGGAGCACCTTCCCGAGCGCGATCACCACCGTGGCATCGGCAGACTGCAGTACGACATCCAGACCATCTTCGTGAAGACCGTCCCCGAGCAGACCCGGGCACTGGAGCGCGCGGTCGCCCGGCTCGCGCCCGACGCGATCCTGGTCGAATCCGCGTTCGCGGGCGTCGTGCCGCTCCTGCTCGACGGCCCCTCGTCGCGGCCGCCGGTGCTGGCCGCCGGCGTGGTGCCGTTGAGCCAGTCGAGCGCGGATGTCGCGCCCTACGGGCTCGGACTCCGCCCGAGTGCGTCGTTCTTCGGCCGCCTGCGCAACCGGGCGCTCAACCTGCTCGTGCAGCGTGTGCTGTTCCGCGACACGCAGCGGCTCGCCAACCGCGTGATGCACGAAGTCGGCCGACCCGACCTCAGCAGCTTCGTGCTCGACCAGTCGCGCCTGTTCGACCGCTTCCTCCAGCTCTCCCCAGCCGAGTTCGAGTATCCCCGCCGCGACCTCTCGCCGAACGTGAGCTTCGTCGGCACGGTGCTGCCGCCCGCCCCCAGCGCCGGACCGCTGCCCGAGTGGTGGCACGAGCTCGACGGCGACCGCCCGGTCGTGCACGTGAGCCAGGGCACCATCGACAACAAGGACTTCGTCCGGCTCGTGCGTCCGACCCTCGACGCGCTCGCCGATCGCGACGTGCTCGTCGTCGTGGCGACCGGCGGCAGGCCGGTGTCCGAGCTCGGCGAACTGCCCGCGAACGCGCGCGCCGCCGAGTTCCTGCCGTACGACCTGCTGCTGCCGAAGACCGACGTGTTCGTCACGAACGCCGGGTTCGGCGGCGTGCAGTACGCGCTGAGCCACGGCGTGCCCCTCGTCGCCGCCGGCGACACGGAGGACAAGCCCGAGGTGTCGATGCGTGCCGATTGGATCGGCGTCGGGGTGAGCCTGAAGACGGGCACCCCAACGGCGCGTGCGATTCGCGCCGCCGTCGATCGCGTGCTCACAGACCCGACGTTCCGCAAGCGCGCCGCCGCACTCGCGGCCCGCATCGACGAGTACGACACGTTCGGTCTCATCGAGAGCGAGCTCGAAGCCGCCGCGATCTCCGCTCGCCGACGGTTCGATTCGCCGGTCGGCTGA
- a CDS encoding ABC transporter ATP-binding protein codes for MHPAPLLELDRVSIRHAGATRSTPVDVSFSVARGEVVLLLGPSGCGKSTLTLALDGLVPHAVPAELEGTVRVVGLDSREHPVGVLSEHVAMVFQDPDAQIVTGTVLDEVCFAPENQLAPVAEVLARAERALKLVGLWDRRADNPDRLSGGGRQRLAIACALAMAAPVLVLDEPTANLDPAGIDEVYAVLRELADEREHAVVLVEHNLDAAVDLVDRVIVLDADGRLIIDGPARETLSEHADELLALGVWLPVSTLAALRLRNAGVRLDPLPLTPSELGAALDAQPALPAPSTGRPRDSRAHAEAAGAIRARNLSVRRGGRRGPVVVHEVDLDVASGDFLAIVGTNGAGKTSLLQALAGVIPAPAGTVEVLGIDPWRADTRERARRIGFVFQNPEHQFIAPTVREELAHGLGLQGADAATADAAVERMLRRFGLDELRDQHPFLLSGGQKRRLSVGTALIAGAPVLALDEPTFGQDRARASELLDMLRALNDEGTTVIVVTHDLQLVAEYASHIAVLQGGRLLGVGTAAETLAGPLVEQAGLRHPPLARATRGLEHHPAWHGVTRMSQLPVTSGAAT; via the coding sequence ATGCACCCTGCACCGCTTCTCGAGCTCGACCGCGTGAGCATCCGCCATGCGGGCGCCACGCGATCGACCCCGGTCGACGTGTCGTTCTCGGTGGCGCGCGGCGAGGTGGTGCTGCTGCTCGGACCGAGCGGTTGCGGCAAGTCGACGCTCACGCTCGCACTCGACGGACTCGTGCCGCATGCGGTGCCGGCCGAGCTCGAGGGCACGGTGCGCGTCGTGGGACTCGACAGTCGCGAGCACCCGGTCGGCGTGCTGAGCGAACACGTGGCGATGGTCTTCCAGGATCCCGACGCGCAGATCGTCACGGGCACGGTGCTCGACGAGGTGTGCTTCGCTCCCGAGAACCAGCTCGCGCCGGTCGCCGAGGTGCTCGCGCGTGCCGAGCGTGCGCTGAAGCTCGTGGGCCTCTGGGACCGGCGGGCCGACAACCCCGATCGCCTCTCGGGCGGCGGGCGGCAGCGGCTCGCGATCGCCTGCGCCCTCGCGATGGCGGCCCCCGTGCTCGTGCTCGACGAGCCGACCGCGAACCTCGATCCGGCCGGCATCGACGAGGTGTACGCGGTGCTGCGCGAGCTGGCCGACGAGCGCGAGCATGCCGTCGTGCTCGTGGAGCACAACCTCGACGCCGCCGTCGACCTCGTCGACCGGGTCATCGTGCTCGACGCCGACGGGCGGCTGATCATCGACGGGCCCGCCCGCGAGACCCTGAGCGAACACGCCGACGAGCTCCTCGCCCTCGGCGTGTGGCTGCCCGTGTCGACGCTCGCCGCATTGCGCCTGCGCAATGCCGGGGTGCGCCTCGACCCGTTGCCGCTCACGCCGTCGGAGCTCGGGGCGGCCCTCGACGCCCAGCCTGCACTGCCCGCGCCGAGTACCGGTCGCCCGCGCGACTCGCGAGCGCACGCAGAGGCCGCCGGGGCCATCCGCGCCCGCAACCTCTCCGTGCGCCGCGGCGGACGACGCGGACCCGTCGTCGTGCACGAGGTCGACCTCGACGTGGCATCCGGCGACTTCCTCGCGATCGTCGGCACGAACGGCGCGGGCAAGACGTCGCTGCTGCAGGCGCTCGCCGGCGTGATTCCCGCACCGGCGGGCACCGTCGAGGTGCTCGGCATCGACCCGTGGCGAGCCGACACGCGCGAACGTGCCCGACGCATCGGCTTCGTGTTCCAGAACCCCGAGCACCAGTTCATCGCGCCGACCGTGCGCGAGGAGCTCGCGCACGGGCTCGGCCTGCAGGGTGCCGACGCCGCGACGGCCGATGCTGCGGTCGAGCGGATGCTCCGCCGCTTCGGTCTCGACGAGCTCCGCGACCAGCACCCGTTCCTGCTCTCGGGCGGACAGAAGCGGCGTCTCTCGGTCGGCACGGCGCTGATCGCGGGTGCCCCGGTGCTCGCACTCGACGAGCCGACCTTCGGGCAGGATCGGGCGCGGGCATCCGAGCTGCTCGACATGCTCCGCGCCCTCAACGACGAGGGCACGACCGTGATCGTCGTCACGCACGACCTGCAGCTCGTCGCCGAGTACGCCAGCCACATCGCGGTGCTCCAGGGCGGACGACTCCTCGGAGTCGGCACTGCCGCCGAGACGCTCGCGGGGCCGCTCGTCGAGCAGGCGGGCCTCCGGCATCCGCCGCTCGCGCGTGCGACGCGCGGCCTCGAGCACCACCCCGCTTGGCATGGGGTCACACGGATGTCCCAGCTGCCCGTCACCTCGGGAGCCGCCACGTGA
- a CDS encoding energy-coupling factor transporter transmembrane component T — protein sequence MTAASVAVDPFAERPPGRRGLLAALNPLAKLAAPVPVMLLVVFSRGIVLPLAIAVFAMVVLLAGSRLPGRVVAALLLGIPLVALLLGVSFGVWVDPASVAGTDAASVTLFSIGEWQFTLAAYLVGLATSLRIVAILLLSLIAGVTTTGPELVRAMVQNLRVPYRIGYTALAALRFVPRFGHELEIIRAAHRVRGTDAGRGPIASLRRMVGTAVPLLASAIRHAERVALAMDARAFGAHPTRTERQLSPWRARDTAFVAAFLVASALIVWWASGR from the coding sequence GTGACCGCGGCATCCGTCGCCGTCGACCCGTTCGCCGAGCGGCCGCCGGGCCGCCGCGGGCTCCTCGCGGCGCTCAACCCGCTCGCGAAGCTCGCCGCCCCCGTGCCCGTCATGCTGCTCGTCGTGTTCAGCCGGGGCATCGTCCTGCCGCTCGCGATCGCCGTGTTCGCGATGGTCGTGCTGCTCGCCGGGTCACGCCTCCCGGGGCGGGTGGTCGCGGCGCTCCTCCTCGGCATCCCTCTCGTCGCACTGCTGCTCGGCGTGAGCTTCGGCGTGTGGGTCGACCCGGCGAGCGTCGCGGGCACCGACGCGGCATCCGTCACCCTCTTCTCGATCGGCGAGTGGCAGTTCACACTCGCCGCCTACCTCGTCGGCCTCGCCACCTCACTGCGCATCGTCGCGATCCTGCTGCTCTCGCTCATCGCCGGCGTCACGACGACCGGCCCCGAACTCGTGCGGGCGATGGTGCAGAACCTGCGCGTGCCCTACCGCATCGGCTACACCGCGCTCGCGGCGCTACGGTTCGTGCCGCGATTCGGCCACGAGCTCGAGATCATCCGGGCGGCGCATCGCGTACGCGGAACGGATGCCGGGCGCGGCCCGATCGCGTCGCTGCGACGCATGGTCGGCACCGCGGTGCCACTGCTCGCGTCGGCGATCCGCCACGCCGAGCGGGTCGCACTCGCGATGGACGCGCGGGCGTTCGGCGCGCACCCCACCCGCACCGAGCGGCAGCTCTCGCCGTGGCGGGCGCGCGACACCGCGTTCGTGGCGGCGTTCCTCGTGGCGAGCGCCCTCATCGTGTGGTGGGCCTCGGGCCGCTGA
- a CDS encoding FKBP-type peptidyl-prolyl cis-trans isomerase, producing the protein MNRALRRFAPVALAAAAAALLLAGCSGDPAPEPTETPEAAACMEVESGSLSDGVTVEGEFAGSPTATFAMPLEADEIERTVAIEGDGDETVAGDPMNVVVSAFSGTTGTKLFSQPTTMTVGDPQVFESFLAGIDCVPVGSRTVTVAPASTLYGEEGNETIGVAPGETVVIVVDVVEVQKPLTPAEWTENVPEVEFGADGEAPTVTLPATPPPAEYQLKVLEEGDGDTVGAGDTVTLHYQGTSWDTGEIFDQSYGGEPAAFATDEVIQGFGSALVGQKVGTKLIVTIPPEYAYGTDPAAADLGGQTLVFLVEIEGTEPAA; encoded by the coding sequence ATGAACCGTGCACTGCGCCGCTTCGCGCCCGTCGCGCTCGCCGCCGCCGCAGCAGCCCTGCTCCTCGCCGGCTGTAGCGGCGATCCCGCGCCCGAGCCGACCGAGACTCCCGAGGCCGCGGCCTGCATGGAGGTCGAGTCCGGCTCGCTGAGCGATGGCGTCACCGTCGAGGGCGAATTCGCCGGGTCACCGACCGCCACGTTCGCAATGCCGCTCGAGGCCGACGAGATCGAGCGCACCGTCGCCATCGAGGGCGATGGCGACGAGACCGTCGCAGGCGACCCGATGAATGTCGTCGTCTCCGCGTTCTCCGGCACGACCGGCACGAAGCTGTTCTCGCAGCCCACCACGATGACCGTCGGCGACCCGCAGGTGTTCGAATCCTTCCTCGCGGGCATCGACTGCGTCCCGGTCGGCTCGCGCACCGTGACCGTCGCGCCCGCCTCGACGCTCTACGGCGAAGAGGGCAACGAGACCATCGGCGTCGCACCCGGCGAGACCGTCGTCATCGTCGTCGACGTCGTCGAGGTGCAGAAGCCGCTGACCCCCGCCGAGTGGACCGAGAACGTGCCCGAGGTGGAGTTCGGCGCCGATGGCGAAGCTCCCACGGTGACGCTGCCCGCCACCCCGCCGCCCGCCGAGTACCAGCTGAAGGTGCTCGAAGAGGGCGATGGCGACACGGTCGGTGCCGGCGACACCGTGACCCTGCACTACCAGGGCACGAGCTGGGACACCGGTGAGATCTTCGACCAGAGCTACGGCGGCGAGCCAGCCGCGTTCGCAACCGACGAGGTCATCCAGGGCTTCGGCTCGGCGCTCGTCGGCCAGAAGGTCGGCACGAAGCTCATCGTGACCATCCCGCCGGAGTACGCATACGGCACGGATCCCGCGGCGGCCGACCTCGGCGGCCAGACGCTCGTGTTCCTCGTCGAGATCGAGGGCACCGAGCCCGCCGCGTAG
- a CDS encoding class I SAM-dependent methyltransferase: MGDTTREPDFAGGFAAAAASFAALDDPLWDPISTAAVLRAHPRFDELVLDACSGDGASAIPTAELVGVGGVVDAVDFAEPLVDLARERAGERMPQLRFHVADVTSWEPTGYDLVQCVLGVFFFDDMDAGTRHLIERAHPGGRVAITVWAEGALEPLPELLVSALPEDAASELGDLTSPAIDTAGTPGSLAQWLTGLGLVQVRAEAVQRHLDLTPELAWALVLGTGLRLVLGELDEEAVSGVRERYVAALEERGVTSIDITTLIAVGRRRG, encoded by the coding sequence ATGGGGGACACGACGAGGGAGCCAGATTTCGCCGGGGGGTTCGCCGCTGCGGCGGCGTCCTTCGCGGCGCTCGACGATCCATTGTGGGATCCGATCTCGACCGCGGCGGTGTTGCGGGCGCATCCCCGGTTCGATGAGCTCGTGCTCGATGCGTGCTCGGGCGACGGGGCATCCGCCATCCCCACCGCCGAGCTCGTGGGTGTCGGCGGGGTGGTGGACGCGGTCGACTTCGCCGAGCCGCTCGTCGACCTCGCACGCGAGCGGGCCGGTGAGCGGATGCCGCAGCTGCGGTTCCACGTCGCCGACGTGACGAGCTGGGAACCGACGGGCTACGACCTCGTCCAGTGCGTGCTCGGCGTATTCTTCTTCGACGACATGGATGCCGGTACGCGCCACCTGATCGAGCGGGCGCACCCCGGGGGGCGGGTGGCGATCACGGTGTGGGCCGAGGGAGCTCTCGAGCCGTTGCCCGAGCTGCTGGTGTCGGCGCTGCCCGAGGATGCGGCATCCGAGCTCGGCGATCTCACGTCGCCCGCGATCGATACCGCGGGCACGCCCGGCAGCCTCGCGCAGTGGCTCACCGGACTCGGGCTCGTGCAGGTGCGCGCCGAGGCGGTGCAGCGCCACCTCGACCTGACGCCGGAGCTCGCGTGGGCGCTCGTGCTCGGCACGGGACTGCGCCTCGTGCTCGGCGAGCTCGACGAGGAGGCCGTTTCCGGGGTGCGCGAGCGCTACGTCGCGGCCCTCGAGGAGCGCGGCGTCACGTCGATCGACATCACGACGCTCATCGCGGTCGGCCGTCGTCGGGGCTGA
- a CDS encoding sulfurtransferase, with translation MPILIQPDELADRLAVERAGASTRRTVVLDVRWTLAQPDGSAAFAAGHIPGAVYVDLDRELADHDVEGEGRHPLPSEAAFTTAMRRWGLRDGDTVVVTDDVGNQSAARAWWLLRHAGVADVRMLDGALSAWRAAGHPLETGEVMPEPGDATAHYGHMPVIDIDRAAAFPATGVLLDARAAERYRGEVEPIDPRAGHIPGAVSAPSGDNLDADGRFLPPAAMRERFAAAGVRPGEPVAAYCGSGVTAAHEVAALAIAGIDDAVLYPGSFSQWSSDRTRPVATGP, from the coding sequence ATGCCGATCCTGATCCAGCCCGACGAGCTCGCCGACCGCCTCGCCGTCGAGCGCGCGGGAGCCTCGACCCGACGCACCGTCGTGCTCGACGTGCGCTGGACCCTCGCACAGCCGGACGGGAGCGCCGCGTTCGCCGCCGGTCACATTCCGGGTGCGGTGTACGTGGACCTCGACCGCGAGCTCGCCGACCATGACGTCGAGGGCGAGGGGAGGCATCCGCTGCCCTCCGAAGCCGCCTTCACGACCGCGATGCGGCGCTGGGGACTGCGCGACGGCGACACCGTGGTCGTCACGGACGACGTGGGCAACCAGTCGGCGGCGCGGGCCTGGTGGCTGCTGCGGCACGCGGGAGTCGCCGACGTGCGGATGCTCGACGGCGCTCTCTCCGCGTGGCGGGCGGCGGGGCATCCGCTCGAGACGGGCGAGGTCATGCCCGAACCGGGCGACGCGACGGCGCACTACGGCCACATGCCGGTGATCGACATCGACCGTGCCGCGGCGTTCCCCGCGACCGGCGTGCTGCTCGACGCGCGGGCCGCCGAGCGGTATCGCGGCGAGGTCGAGCCGATCGACCCCCGCGCCGGGCACATTCCCGGTGCGGTGTCGGCGCCGAGCGGCGACAACCTCGATGCCGATGGCCGGTTCCTCCCGCCCGCCGCCATGCGCGAGCGCTTCGCCGCAGCCGGCGTGCGCCCCGGCGAGCCCGTCGCCGCCTACTGCGGGTCGGGCGTCACCGCGGCGCACGAGGTCGCTGCCCTCGCGATCGCCGGCATCGACGACGCCGTGCTGTACCCGGGCTCGTTCAGCCAGTGGTCGAGCGACCGCACGCGTCCGGTCGCCACCGGACCGTGA